In Synechococcus sp. CC9616, the following are encoded in one genomic region:
- a CDS encoding DUF6439 family protein — translation MTARPTEWPEESQGLSRDLHQSLRIGDRQWHQLKSNRDRRAAELLAAALTQLISNGAGTEVEQLTRQALGWIGGDLKDPGCPRH, via the coding sequence ATGACTGCACGTCCAACAGAGTGGCCGGAAGAGTCCCAGGGACTCTCCAGGGACCTGCATCAGAGCCTTCGCATCGGGGACCGGCAGTGGCATCAGCTGAAAAGCAACCGTGATCGCAGGGCAGCGGAACTCCTGGCAGCGGCCCTGACCCAACTGATCAGCAATGGCGCTGGCACAGAAGTGGAACAGCTGACCCGTCAGGCGCTCGGCTGGATCGGTGGCGACCTCAAGGATCCTGGCTGCCCGCGCCACTGA
- a CDS encoding alanine--glyoxylate aminotransferase family protein, whose amino-acid sequence MTNASFSVDNRHREALAPIATPDRLLLGPGPSNAHPTVLEALARTPIGHLDPLYVDLMSEVQELLRYAWQTDNRLTLPMSGTGSAAMEATLANTIEPGDKVLVAIKGYFGLRLADMAGRYRADVRTIEKPWGEWFSLDELEAALIEHRPTMLALVHAETSTGVCQPMEGVGDLCRKHDCLLLLDTVTSLGGVPLYIDDWKVDLAYSCSQKGLSCPPGLGPFTMGPRAEEKMSARKDKVPNWYLDVSLLNKYWGSDRVYHHTAPVNMNFGMREALRLLAEEGLENAWARHRRNAEALWTGLENLGLSMLVPEDRRLPTLTTVRIPEGVDGKAFSLHLLNQHGIEVGGGLGVLAGKIWRIGLMGYNSTPENVDRLLNLFETELPRFSGSLAAAA is encoded by the coding sequence GTGACGAACGCTTCCTTCTCAGTCGACAACCGTCACCGGGAGGCCCTGGCGCCGATCGCTACACCAGACAGGCTGTTGCTGGGCCCTGGCCCATCCAATGCCCACCCAACCGTGCTGGAAGCCCTGGCCCGCACGCCGATCGGCCACCTGGATCCGCTTTATGTGGACCTGATGAGTGAGGTGCAGGAGCTTCTCCGCTACGCCTGGCAGACCGACAACCGCCTCACTCTTCCCATGAGCGGCACTGGCAGTGCCGCGATGGAAGCCACCCTCGCCAACACAATCGAACCCGGTGACAAGGTTCTCGTGGCGATCAAGGGATACTTCGGTCTGCGCCTCGCCGACATGGCCGGTCGCTACCGCGCCGATGTCAGAACCATTGAGAAGCCCTGGGGAGAATGGTTCAGCCTCGATGAACTGGAGGCGGCACTGATCGAGCATCGCCCCACCATGCTGGCACTGGTGCATGCAGAAACATCGACCGGCGTCTGCCAGCCGATGGAGGGCGTGGGTGATCTCTGCCGTAAGCACGATTGCCTGCTCCTCCTGGACACCGTCACGTCACTGGGGGGCGTGCCCCTGTACATCGATGACTGGAAGGTGGATCTGGCCTACAGCTGCAGCCAGAAAGGTCTTAGTTGTCCTCCCGGTCTTGGGCCTTTCACCATGGGGCCCCGGGCCGAGGAAAAGATGAGTGCCCGCAAGGACAAGGTCCCCAACTGGTACCTGGACGTGTCCCTCTTGAACAAGTATTGGGGAAGTGATCGCGTGTATCACCACACAGCCCCGGTGAATATGAACTTCGGTATGCGTGAAGCTCTGCGTCTTCTGGCCGAGGAAGGTCTGGAGAATGCCTGGGCGAGGCATCGGCGCAATGCCGAGGCGCTTTGGACAGGTCTTGAAAACCTTGGGTTGTCAATGCTGGTTCCAGAAGATCGCCGTCTGCCAACCCTCACGACCGTGCGGATTCCTGAAGGAGTGGATGGCAAGGCTTTCAGCCTGCACCTGCTCAATCAGCACGGCATCGAAGTGGGTGGAGGACTTGGCGTGCTGGCCGGCAAGATCTGGAGAATCGGCCTGATGGGCTACAACTCCACACCGGAGAATGTCGACCGTCTTTTGAATCTGTTCGAAACAGAGCTGCCACGCTTCAGCGGCTCCCTTGCCGCCGCTGCCTGA
- a CDS encoding transglycosylase domain-containing protein, whose protein sequence is MADPAAADRRSEAKVPLLVIHQLDHDDRSISLHGEGYRLGRDEQLEIPLVHRAISRLHAVLQQRGRRWMLIDQGSTNGLWWRGRRVQELELQDGDRIALAPASEPGAPSLEFLHPRQRRSRRLAIATGGLLATALTAGGILLLLANVSVPVRGRLATVQGPIAIYDRKNQPIKSVDSQRHRELATLNDFSPSLINALLASEDNRFWWHPGIDAIGTLRALFTNISGGEVLEGGSTLTQQLARSLYPDLVGQGDTLERKWRELLVALQLESRFSKSELLLSYLNRVYLGVGFGFEDAARFYFDTSAAELNVEQSALLVGLLPSPNGHDPCRFPQRALEARNLVLNKMADEGRLSLDQARQARRSPIQLEAKACSRVSRGSAPFYSDQVRRDLKELVGPEVAKEGNFLIETYLDPVLQAVVERQLRDLLKSSSGLGVTEGAAVVLDSRNGGVLAISGGRDYRFSQFNRATMALRQPGSTFKLMVYLAALERGIKPAAPLNCERLEWGGQRFESDCQGQLSLLSAFAFSNNTAALRLAQRVGLEQVVRQARALGITTPLDPVPGLALGQSEVRLIELTSAYAAVANNGLWHPPTTIRRLVDAETCNQDKASNCRSLTATGSNSLNAARRAIKPETAKTMQSLMRTVVRSGTGRGAFLGGQEGGKTGTTNDGRDLLFIGYEPSRHWVMGIWLGNDDNSATASSSALAAALWGDIIRAAGRGSVEAS, encoded by the coding sequence GTGGCTGACCCTGCAGCGGCTGATCGTCGATCCGAGGCCAAGGTGCCGCTGCTGGTCATCCATCAGCTGGACCATGACGACCGAAGCATCTCCCTGCATGGCGAGGGCTACAGGCTGGGGCGCGACGAGCAGCTGGAGATACCGCTCGTGCATCGCGCCATCAGTCGCTTGCATGCCGTGCTGCAGCAGCGCGGTCGTAGATGGATGCTGATCGATCAAGGGTCAACCAATGGGCTCTGGTGGCGTGGTCGACGGGTCCAGGAGCTTGAGCTGCAGGACGGGGATCGGATCGCACTGGCGCCCGCGTCTGAGCCCGGAGCACCCAGCCTCGAATTCCTGCATCCACGCCAGCGGCGATCCAGGCGGCTGGCGATCGCCACGGGCGGCCTGCTGGCGACCGCTCTCACCGCAGGCGGAATCCTGCTTTTGCTGGCGAATGTGAGCGTGCCGGTCCGGGGACGCCTGGCCACCGTGCAGGGCCCGATCGCGATCTACGACCGGAAGAATCAACCGATCAAATCCGTCGACTCACAACGCCATCGTGAACTCGCGACGCTCAATGATTTTTCTCCGAGCCTGATCAACGCCCTGCTGGCCAGCGAGGACAACCGCTTCTGGTGGCATCCAGGAATCGACGCCATCGGCACCCTGCGTGCCCTGTTCACCAACATCTCCGGCGGCGAGGTTCTCGAGGGAGGCAGCACCCTCACCCAGCAGCTGGCCAGAAGCCTGTACCCCGACCTGGTTGGTCAGGGCGACACGCTCGAACGCAAGTGGCGCGAGCTGCTGGTGGCTCTGCAGCTCGAGAGCCGCTTCAGCAAATCGGAGTTGCTGCTGAGCTACCTCAACCGGGTTTACCTCGGCGTGGGATTTGGTTTCGAGGATGCAGCCCGCTTCTATTTCGACACCTCCGCCGCCGAGCTCAATGTGGAACAGTCGGCACTCCTGGTTGGCCTGCTTCCGTCCCCCAACGGCCACGATCCCTGCCGATTCCCCCAGCGGGCCCTGGAAGCCCGCAATCTTGTGCTCAACAAGATGGCGGATGAAGGACGACTCAGCCTCGATCAAGCCCGCCAGGCCCGCAGAAGCCCGATCCAACTCGAAGCCAAGGCCTGCAGCAGGGTGAGCCGGGGAAGCGCACCCTTTTACAGCGACCAGGTCCGACGGGACCTCAAGGAACTGGTGGGGCCAGAGGTGGCCAAGGAAGGCAATTTCCTGATTGAGACCTACCTCGATCCGGTGCTGCAGGCGGTGGTGGAACGACAGCTGCGGGACCTGCTCAAATCCAGTTCAGGACTTGGTGTGACAGAGGGAGCTGCGGTGGTTCTCGACAGCCGCAACGGTGGAGTTCTGGCCATCAGCGGTGGACGGGACTACCGCTTCAGCCAGTTCAACAGGGCAACCATGGCCCTGCGCCAGCCCGGGAGCACCTTCAAGTTGATGGTTTACCTGGCAGCCCTTGAGCGTGGGATCAAGCCAGCGGCCCCGCTGAACTGCGAACGGCTGGAATGGGGTGGTCAGCGCTTCGAGAGCGACTGTCAGGGACAGCTCAGTTTGCTCAGTGCCTTTGCCTTCAGCAACAACACGGCGGCCCTGCGCCTGGCCCAGCGCGTCGGTCTGGAACAGGTGGTCCGTCAGGCCAGAGCCCTCGGCATCACCACGCCGCTGGACCCCGTGCCTGGACTGGCCCTCGGTCAGAGCGAAGTGCGACTGATTGAGCTCACCAGCGCCTACGCAGCTGTCGCCAACAACGGGCTGTGGCATCCCCCCACCACGATCCGACGGCTGGTGGACGCGGAAACCTGCAACCAAGACAAGGCCAGCAACTGCCGCAGCCTGACGGCGACAGGCAGCAACAGCCTCAACGCGGCCCGGCGCGCGATCAAGCCGGAAACCGCCAAAACGATGCAGTCCCTGATGCGCACCGTGGTGCGCAGCGGAACAGGGCGAGGGGCGTTTCTAGGGGGGCAGGAAGGTGGCAAGACAGGCACCACCAACGATGGACGTGACCTGCTGTTCATCGGATACGAACCCTCCCGTCACTGGGTGATGGGCATCTGGCTCGGCAACGACGACAACAGCGCCACAGCTAGTTCAAGCGCCCTGGCGGCTGCTCTCTGGGGCGACATCATTCGCGCAGCGGGTCGCGGCAGCGTCGAAGCCTCTTGA
- a CDS encoding class I SAM-dependent methyltransferase: MANSLGKLAYQTLQQGRSIAGLAHKELSTKVMELVAPETVPKTEKVSAGMMNALRQSMASLQERDWADAEQGVYPTELLFEAPWIDWASRYPLVWLDLPSTWDRRRERNVHDLPDATDPELYPDYYLQNFHHQTDGYLSDHSAALYDLQVEILFNGSADAMRRRVLAPLKRGLRHFSDRSPSSLRILDVATGTGRTLQQVRRALPHAELIGLDLSAAYLRQANRWLNNGNETLAQLLRGNAETLPFADGGLQGVTCVFLLHELPAKARQNVLNECYRVLEPGGVMVLADSVQLADSPQFDTALDNFRRVFHEPYYRDYIGDDIDTRLRDAGFDAVQAESHFMTRIWTARKPLPQEL; this comes from the coding sequence ATGGCGAATTCCCTGGGCAAGCTCGCGTATCAGACCCTTCAGCAGGGAAGGAGCATTGCCGGACTCGCTCACAAGGAGCTCAGCACCAAAGTGATGGAGCTGGTGGCGCCTGAAACCGTCCCCAAAACCGAAAAGGTCTCAGCCGGCATGATGAATGCCCTGAGGCAGTCGATGGCTTCGCTGCAGGAGCGGGACTGGGCGGACGCCGAGCAGGGTGTTTACCCCACGGAGTTGCTGTTTGAAGCTCCCTGGATCGACTGGGCCAGTCGTTATCCGCTGGTGTGGCTTGATTTGCCATCCACCTGGGATCGACGTCGCGAGCGCAATGTCCATGACCTCCCCGATGCAACCGATCCGGAGCTTTACCCGGACTATTACCTCCAGAACTTCCACCACCAGACCGACGGCTATCTGAGCGACCACTCAGCGGCGCTGTACGACCTGCAGGTGGAGATCCTGTTCAACGGTTCAGCCGATGCCATGCGCAGGCGTGTCCTGGCGCCTCTGAAACGGGGACTGCGCCATTTCTCCGATCGATCACCCTCCTCCCTGCGCATCCTGGATGTGGCAACCGGAACGGGACGCACGCTGCAGCAGGTTCGTCGTGCGTTGCCCCATGCGGAGCTGATCGGCCTTGATCTCTCCGCGGCGTATCTGCGCCAGGCCAATCGTTGGCTCAACAACGGCAATGAAACGCTTGCTCAACTCTTGCGGGGCAACGCCGAAACCCTGCCGTTCGCAGACGGAGGCCTTCAGGGAGTGACCTGCGTCTTCCTGCTGCATGAATTGCCTGCCAAGGCGCGTCAGAACGTCCTCAACGAGTGCTATCGGGTCCTAGAGCCAGGCGGGGTGATGGTTCTTGCCGATTCCGTTCAGCTCGCCGATTCCCCCCAGTTCGACACAGCTCTGGATAATTTCCGCCGTGTGTTCCATGAGCCCTACTACCGGGATTACATCGGCGATGACATCGACACCAGGCTGCGAGATGCCGGCTTCGATGCGGTTCAAGCCGAATCCCATTTCATGACTCGCATCTGGACGGCCAGAAAGCCGCTTCCACAAGAGCTCTGA
- a CDS encoding allophycocyanin subunit beta — translation MRDAITGLIGRYDQLGRYLDRQALDSIETYLDESVVRIAAVELINREAAEIVREASQRLFQDEPELLLPGGNAYTTRRLAACLRDMDYFLRYASYALIAGDSTILNERVLNGLDDTYKSLGVPTGPTVRSIALLGEVVIERLQSGGIGSDRLAPVRQPFDHMVRGLAETNVRQR, via the coding sequence ATGCGTGATGCCATCACCGGGCTGATCGGTCGATATGACCAGCTTGGCCGATACCTCGACCGGCAGGCACTCGACAGCATCGAGACCTACCTCGACGAATCCGTTGTCCGCATTGCGGCGGTCGAACTGATCAACCGAGAAGCTGCTGAAATCGTCCGTGAGGCCAGTCAGCGCCTTTTTCAGGATGAACCCGAGCTTCTTCTGCCGGGCGGTAACGCCTACACAACCCGCAGGCTGGCGGCTTGTTTGCGGGACATGGACTATTTCCTGCGGTATGCGAGTTACGCCCTGATCGCGGGTGACAGCACGATCCTCAACGAGCGGGTCCTGAACGGTTTGGATGACACATACAAGAGCCTTGGAGTGCCGACCGGCCCAACCGTTCGCAGCATTGCGCTGCTCGGAGAGGTTGTAATCGAGCGATTGCAGTCCGGTGGCATAGGGTCCGATCGTCTTGCCCCTGTTCGGCAGCCGTTTGATCACATGGTTCGCGGTCTGGCTGAGACCAACGTTCGGCAGCGTTGA
- the glnA gene encoding type I glutamate--ammonia ligase, translating into MSKTPQDVLRQIKDDGIEFVDLKFADLHGKWQHLTVCTDMIEEESFTEGLAFDGSSIRGWKAINASDMAMIPDPASAWVDPFYRHKTLSMICSIGEPRSGEPYDRCPRSLAQRALDYLNSTGLADTAFFGPEPEFFLFDDVRYNSSEGGSFYSVDTIEAPWNTGRIEEGGNLAYKIQLKEGYFPVAPNDTAQDIRSEMLSTMGALGVPIEKHHHEVAGAGQHELGMKFAQLIEAADNVMTYKYVVRNVAKKYGKTATFMPKPVFNDNGTGMHVHQSLWKGGQPLFFGEGTYANLSQTARWYIGGILRHAPAFLAFTNPTTNSYKRLVPGFEAPVNLVYSEGNRSAAVRIPLTGPSPKAKRLEFRSGDALANPYLAFSAMMMAGIDGIKNQMDPGDGFDKDLFELPAEELKSISTVPPSLNGALEALDQDRQFLTEGGVFSDDFIDNWIDLKYEEVQQLRQRPHPHEFTMYYDA; encoded by the coding sequence ATGTCCAAAACACCTCAGGACGTCCTTCGTCAGATCAAGGACGATGGCATCGAGTTCGTTGACCTGAAATTTGCCGATCTCCACGGCAAATGGCAGCACCTGACAGTGTGCACGGACATGATCGAGGAGGAGTCCTTCACTGAAGGACTTGCTTTTGACGGCTCTTCGATCAGGGGCTGGAAGGCCATCAACGCCTCGGACATGGCGATGATCCCCGACCCTGCCTCAGCATGGGTCGACCCCTTCTACCGCCACAAAACCCTGAGCATGATCTGCTCGATCGGGGAACCACGCAGCGGCGAGCCCTATGACCGCTGCCCCCGCTCCCTGGCGCAGCGCGCTCTCGACTATCTGAACTCCACCGGACTGGCCGACACCGCCTTCTTCGGACCGGAGCCTGAATTCTTCCTGTTCGACGACGTTCGTTACAACTCCAGTGAGGGAGGCTCTTTCTACAGCGTCGACACGATCGAAGCCCCCTGGAACACGGGCCGCATCGAAGAGGGAGGAAACCTCGCCTACAAGATTCAGCTGAAGGAGGGCTATTTCCCCGTCGCCCCGAACGACACCGCCCAGGACATCCGCTCGGAGATGCTCAGCACCATGGGCGCCCTGGGAGTCCCCATCGAGAAGCACCACCATGAGGTGGCCGGTGCCGGACAACACGAACTCGGCATGAAGTTCGCTCAGCTGATCGAGGCTGCGGACAACGTCATGACGTACAAGTACGTCGTGCGCAATGTCGCCAAGAAATACGGAAAAACGGCCACATTCATGCCAAAGCCGGTCTTCAACGACAACGGCACCGGCATGCACGTTCACCAGAGTCTCTGGAAGGGTGGCCAGCCACTGTTCTTCGGAGAGGGCACCTACGCCAACCTGTCACAGACAGCTCGTTGGTACATCGGCGGCATCCTGCGCCATGCTCCCGCCTTCCTGGCTTTCACCAACCCAACCACCAACAGCTACAAGCGATTGGTGCCGGGATTCGAAGCTCCTGTGAATCTGGTTTATTCCGAGGGCAACCGCTCCGCTGCTGTCCGGATTCCACTGACTGGACCAAGCCCCAAGGCCAAACGTCTGGAGTTCCGCTCAGGCGATGCCCTCGCCAACCCCTACCTGGCCTTCAGCGCGATGATGATGGCCGGCATCGACGGCATCAAGAACCAGATGGATCCGGGAGATGGATTCGACAAGGATCTGTTCGAACTCCCCGCTGAGGAGCTGAAATCCATCTCCACAGTTCCACCATCTCTCAATGGTGCTCTTGAAGCTCTCGATCAGGACCGTCAGTTCCTGACTGAGGGCGGTGTGTTCAGCGATGACTTCATCGACAACTGGATCGACCTGAAATACGAAGAGGTTCAGCAGCTGCGCCAGCGCCCCCATCCCCACGAATTCACGATGTATTACGACGCTTGA
- the lspA gene encoding signal peptidase II — protein MSDRSLGRLGVLSLAAIVVLVDQLSKHWMASALADGGTIKAVPGLLDFRLVFNTGAAFSLLTGSTLLLGLLSLMVAVVVVAWLWRQRRLTLWQGMAVAFLLGGTIGNGLDRWRLGYVVDFLALVPIDFPVFNAADIAINLAVLCFGLDLLSTRENPRRG, from the coding sequence ATGAGCGATCGATCGTTGGGACGTCTCGGGGTGCTCTCCCTGGCAGCGATTGTTGTTCTCGTGGACCAGCTCAGCAAACACTGGATGGCCTCAGCACTGGCCGATGGAGGCACGATCAAGGCTGTCCCGGGTCTTCTGGATTTCAGGCTGGTGTTCAACACCGGCGCCGCCTTCAGCCTGCTGACGGGATCAACCCTGCTGCTCGGTCTTCTGAGCCTGATGGTGGCGGTTGTTGTCGTGGCTTGGCTGTGGAGACAGCGGCGCCTGACCCTGTGGCAGGGAATGGCTGTGGCCTTTCTGCTTGGCGGCACCATCGGAAACGGCCTGGACCGCTGGCGGTTGGGGTACGTCGTCGACTTTCTTGCCCTCGTTCCGATCGACTTTCCGGTTTTCAATGCAGCCGACATCGCCATCAACCTGGCGGTTCTGTGTTTTGGCCTCGATTTACTGAGCACAAGGGAGAACCCGCGCCGTGGCTGA
- a CDS encoding pyridoxal-dependent decarboxylase: MHSGSPLLPLSHELDPFASPEAFDPGLQDFLHQASDLLCHWLAEASGRSPLPLVRRQPDIAPGLIGADSRQLLSDLQLVMEGAFQPSHPGALAHLDPPPLTASIAAELICAGLNNNLLAEELSPGLSDLERQLCRWFALRLGLPDSGGGVLASGGTLSNLMGLLVARDRLPEQDRQQGVVICSADAHVSLLKSTRVMGLPADGLQQLPVDDAGCMPPALLEQALRGLEQAGRPCIAVVATAGTTVRGAVDPLVAMAAVCRRHNVWLHVDAAIGGVFALAGTTAPLMDGIGLADSITLNPQKLLGITKASSLLLLSDLSLLKGTFATGLPYMDTAVGDHHGGEAGLQGTRPAEILKLWLGLRQLGESGIQQLLQAALDRRNSVCRRLNAEQFDVLSGNLHLLAVRPSDLQGADSDLWCETTRRTLLQQGFMLSRPHYERGHCLKAVFGNPHTSEEHLARLSDLINSSVER; this comes from the coding sequence TTGCACTCCGGTTCGCCGCTGCTGCCCCTATCCCATGAGCTGGATCCGTTCGCCTCCCCGGAGGCATTCGATCCTGGGCTTCAGGATTTTCTGCATCAGGCAAGTGATCTGCTTTGTCACTGGCTTGCGGAGGCCTCCGGGCGCTCGCCCCTGCCATTGGTGCGGCGGCAGCCTGACATTGCGCCTGGCCTGATCGGCGCTGACAGCCGGCAGTTGCTGTCTGATCTGCAACTGGTGATGGAGGGGGCCTTTCAGCCGTCCCATCCCGGTGCCCTGGCCCATCTCGATCCACCCCCGCTGACGGCATCGATCGCGGCTGAGCTGATCTGTGCTGGGCTGAACAACAACCTGCTGGCCGAGGAACTCTCCCCGGGGCTCAGTGATCTCGAGCGGCAGCTCTGCCGCTGGTTCGCGTTGCGGCTTGGACTTCCCGATTCGGGAGGTGGTGTGCTGGCCTCTGGAGGCACCCTCAGCAACCTGATGGGTCTCCTGGTGGCCCGTGATCGCTTGCCTGAACAGGACCGACAGCAGGGCGTGGTGATCTGCAGTGCTGATGCCCACGTGTCGCTGCTGAAATCCACGCGGGTGATGGGACTTCCCGCCGATGGGCTGCAGCAGCTGCCCGTTGACGACGCAGGCTGCATGCCGCCCGCGTTGCTGGAGCAGGCACTGCGGGGGCTTGAGCAGGCAGGCCGTCCCTGCATCGCGGTTGTGGCCACGGCCGGAACAACCGTGCGCGGAGCTGTGGATCCGCTCGTGGCCATGGCGGCTGTCTGCAGACGGCACAACGTTTGGCTGCATGTTGATGCCGCCATCGGTGGTGTTTTTGCTCTTGCGGGGACAACAGCTCCCTTGATGGATGGCATCGGGCTGGCCGACTCCATCACTCTCAATCCACAGAAGTTGCTGGGCATCACCAAGGCGTCGTCCCTGTTGCTGCTGAGCGACCTCTCCTTGCTGAAGGGCACGTTTGCCACGGGGCTGCCTTACATGGACACGGCTGTTGGAGATCACCATGGCGGTGAGGCCGGTCTTCAGGGCACACGGCCCGCTGAAATCCTCAAGCTCTGGCTAGGCCTGCGCCAGCTTGGTGAATCCGGGATTCAGCAGCTATTGCAGGCCGCCCTCGACCGCCGCAACAGCGTCTGTCGGCGGCTGAATGCTGAACAGTTCGACGTTCTCAGCGGGAACCTGCATCTCCTGGCCGTGCGCCCGAGCGACCTGCAGGGGGCGGACAGCGATCTCTGGTGCGAGACAACCCGACGAACCTTGTTGCAGCAGGGTTTCATGCTCTCGCGACCCCACTACGAGCGTGGCCACTGTCTCAAGGCGGTGTTCGGCAACCCACATACCAGTGAGGAGCATCTCGCCAGGCTCTCCGATCTGATCAACAGCTCGGTGGAACGATGA
- a CDS encoding nucleoside deaminase, producing the protein MNGSEQKRWMQILLERAREVGQTGEIPVSALILDAEGRCIGHGRNRRQQHQDPLGHAELVALRQASVLQGDWRFNSCTLMVTLEPCPMCAGALVQARMGTVIFAAHDLKRGALGGTIDLSSHRSAHHRMTVIGGVLEEEARRLLEDWFRQRRQGSR; encoded by the coding sequence ATGAACGGATCTGAGCAGAAGCGCTGGATGCAGATCCTCCTGGAAAGGGCCAGAGAGGTGGGTCAGACCGGTGAGATTCCAGTCAGCGCCTTGATTCTGGACGCTGAGGGGCGATGCATCGGCCATGGCCGCAACCGCCGCCAACAGCATCAGGACCCTCTGGGACATGCCGAACTGGTGGCCCTGCGTCAGGCATCCGTGCTGCAGGGGGACTGGCGTTTCAACAGTTGCACCCTGATGGTCACGCTTGAGCCATGTCCCATGTGTGCCGGAGCACTGGTTCAGGCCCGGATGGGAACGGTGATCTTTGCGGCCCATGACCTCAAACGAGGAGCCCTTGGCGGAACAATCGATCTTTCGTCCCATCGCAGTGCACACCACCGAATGACGGTGATCGGCGGTGTTCTGGAGGAGGAGGCGCGACGGCTGCTGGAGGACTGGTTCAGGCAGCGGCGGCAAGGGAGCCGCTGA
- a CDS encoding YcjF family protein — protein sequence MKPRTRLLIGLAGALLALVVLGAVLQAIRTLLWDLSYFLPTWLLTPVLLLGLALIAVFVYQVGWPWWRSWKRQRSQQRSSVSSEVEQPKDRRQAASRSLENIDQLLERLSDEVSREGLRQEREKVEEELTRGDLVVVVFGTGSSGKTSLIRALLKEMVGETGAAMGTTRSSQSYRLRLQGLNRSLQLVDTPGILEAGREGLSREEAARRRAIRADLLVVLVDGDLRASELSVIRSIADLGKRLLLVLNKKDLRGVDEERRLLNLLRSRCNGLISEDDVVACSAAPQSVPRPGMKPFQPEPDVGDLLQRLAIVLHSEGEELIADNILLQCRHLDERGRDLLNQQRRIEAQACIDRYSWIGAGVVAANPLPGVDLLGTAAVNAQMVLELAGVYGIELSKQRARELAVSLGRTLAGLGLLKGAMSVIGTALSLSLPTLLVGRAIQAVTAAWLTRVAGRSFVLFFEQDQDWGDGGMRDVVQKQFDLNRRDASLKRFLEMAMRQVVEPLQRPKERQLPPRPGPREGEDAWGHGHRGS from the coding sequence TTGAAACCACGCACCCGGCTGCTGATTGGCCTCGCAGGCGCTCTCCTGGCCTTGGTGGTGCTCGGAGCTGTCCTGCAGGCCATCCGAACCCTGCTCTGGGATCTCAGCTATTTCCTGCCGACCTGGCTGCTGACCCCTGTGCTGCTGCTTGGCCTCGCCCTGATCGCAGTGTTCGTTTACCAGGTGGGTTGGCCCTGGTGGCGCAGCTGGAAACGGCAACGCAGCCAGCAACGGAGCTCCGTCAGCAGCGAGGTGGAGCAACCCAAGGATCGCCGTCAGGCCGCCAGTCGCAGTCTTGAGAACATCGATCAGCTGCTGGAGCGACTCTCCGATGAGGTGAGCCGGGAGGGTCTCCGCCAGGAGCGGGAGAAGGTTGAGGAGGAACTCACCCGCGGTGACCTGGTGGTGGTGGTCTTCGGCACGGGATCGAGCGGCAAAACCTCCCTCATCCGGGCCTTGCTGAAAGAGATGGTGGGCGAGACGGGCGCTGCCATGGGAACCACCCGCAGCAGTCAGAGCTATCGCCTCCGCCTGCAGGGACTGAACCGCAGCCTCCAGTTGGTCGACACCCCCGGAATTCTGGAAGCGGGCCGCGAAGGGCTGAGCCGCGAGGAGGCTGCTCGTCGGCGTGCCATCCGGGCGGATCTGCTGGTGGTGCTGGTGGATGGCGACCTACGCGCCTCGGAACTCAGCGTGATCCGGTCGATCGCCGATCTCGGCAAACGGCTTCTGCTGGTTCTGAACAAGAAGGATCTGCGCGGCGTGGACGAGGAACGCCGTCTGCTCAATCTGCTGCGTTCGCGCTGCAACGGGCTGATCTCAGAGGACGACGTGGTGGCCTGCAGCGCAGCCCCCCAGTCGGTCCCCCGGCCGGGAATGAAGCCCTTTCAACCGGAACCTGATGTGGGTGATCTGTTGCAACGGCTGGCGATCGTTCTCCATTCGGAGGGCGAGGAGCTGATCGCCGACAACATCCTGTTGCAATGCCGCCACCTCGATGAACGAGGCAGAGATCTGCTCAATCAGCAACGTCGCATCGAGGCTCAGGCCTGCATCGACCGCTATTCCTGGATCGGCGCTGGCGTTGTGGCCGCCAATCCCCTTCCCGGTGTCGACCTGCTTGGCACTGCTGCAGTCAACGCCCAGATGGTGCTCGAGTTGGCGGGTGTCTACGGCATCGAGCTGTCGAAGCAGCGGGCACGGGAACTGGCCGTGTCCCTGGGCCGGACCCTGGCGGGTCTGGGACTGCTGAAAGGTGCCATGAGCGTGATCGGCACGGCACTCAGCCTCAGTCTTCCGACTCTTCTCGTCGGCAGGGCGATTCAGGCGGTGACCGCCGCCTGGCTCACCCGCGTGGCCGGCAGAAGTTTCGTCCTCTTCTTCGAGCAGGACCAGGACTGGGGCGATGGCGGCATGCGTGATGTGGTTCAAAAGCAGTTCGATCTGAACCGTCGAGATGCCTCCCTCAAACGCTTTCTGGAGATGGCGATGCGTCAGGTAGTGGAACCGCTTCAGCGACCGAAGGAGCGTCAGCTACCGCCTCGGCCAGGGCCTCGGGAGGGGGAGGACGCATGGGGCCACGGGCATCGAGGATCGTGA